ATCGTAGAAGATAAAGAGAGTACTCTTTTTCTGTTTGAGTAACCACATGGTTTCTTCTGCTATCTGCTGATAGATATCCCAAAAAAACTACCTGAAAAACTCAGTTTTATTCATTTCAATTTTCTCTCTTACCTTACACATACTATATAGAATCTCTGAGCTATCATCAACTTCTCGATCGTTACTGAGTTCTGAGGGCAGagcttaaatttttaatttatgggttctgaatcataattttattttttacttattGGGTTctgaataaattatttatatatactaTTAACTAAATTTTAGACACAAATACATGGTTTGAGCTAGATTCTGGGGAACCGTAACTAATACAGTGGCTCTGCCCCTGATTGagcttctctttttctcttttcttggtGTTCTTTTTCTTGTTCTATAGACAGTGTCCTATATTATTCTTACCAAATGAAACCATGAATACGCATCATTTAGGCACGTCTTTTATGGATGGTACAATGCTCCCACTTGGTGTTAACTGACGATATCAAATCCTTTTAATTTCCTTTTGATTGTACACAATCGATTATTTCAGTGTCCTTGCAATCATGGTACACATAAAAGTCATTCCTAGCGCTAGACCACCTAATCATTTACGTATTAACAATTCTAGTGACTTACACGATTTTACACGCTTCTTCGATAAATCATCACAACTCACTTATACAGTAATTTGTATTATAGAATTTAAGACTTTACTTCAATCTAAATTGACGTAtactttatattatatttttaagcgTTTActtaaatatatttaaatttttcgGTGAAGAGGCGTTAAAATGACTCCACTTGAAGCAATATATATCAGCCACCGGACAGATTCAATATTTTAAGATTATTCCTTAATCTTAGTTTCTTTGGTTCTACCTATTTGTTTATTCACATTTACACCAATTTCTCTAAGTCAGCAAAGTTTAATCCGAACAGTCGTTGTAAAGGGATGTAGTATGgtcaaattttcatgacatttgtcatgacataatatccattataacaaatttgtggttgatgatatttgccatgacataatgtccattataacaaatttgtggatcatgacatttgccatgacataatatccattattaggccaatgatttcttgctataaataaaggagtttctcctcatttgaaaatacaccaattcaagagcttttcactcttgtctttctttctccttctttattttattatagagtattttgtaagagggtgagtgttgggaaacacttgtgcgaactctttctttggagtgatcttatgaggttattctcttggggtatttgggattaattagagtatttactctaattttgtactctcttttgtgctcttgttggtatagtgaaattgttcctctccgcttgtggacgtaggtcaccttgaccgaaccacgttaaatttgtgtcttctttatcttctttaattgtcgttattatcaacttccattgtctttgttattatcattataacATTGTTTGGTTAAATTTCATACTACCCggattcccgatcctaacaaattggcatcagagccagatctaaccgggttagtttaaatagccaaaatgactctaacaaagtcttatgttgagaaatttgaccgaagtgcaaacttcggaatgtggcaattaaagatggaagctatcctaattcaggatgacttagatttggcactgcaaggaaaggagaagatgccGGATAAAATAATGGACGAGAagtttgccgtcatagacaaaaaggcaaaagcatgtattattttaaatcttttaaatgaggttttgcgtgaagttgcAGCAGAAAACGCAGCCAAAGACATATGGGAAAAGcttaaaaccttatatatgaaaagaatagtagaaaacaggctttacctaaagcaaaaactctacacttttcgtatggctgaagATACCTCTATATTTActcatcttgatacttttgattctcttcttatggatttaagtaacatagatgctgaaatcaaagatgaggatcaagttgTGTTATTACTTATTTCCTTACCCCAGTtgtttaaacatataagagatactatgctttatgaaaaggataatatctcttataaagatatcaaatctattttgaaatcaaaagaacaaatagatagagatattactggggaaactagtgggaaccaagggaaaggcttattcataagaggtagatccaataagaaagattcaagtagtgagaaacctaaatcaaggtcaaaatccagatacagaaatgtcatgtgcaaatattgtcataagaaaggtcacattatttctgaatgctttaaattgaaaaacaaaaaaaagcatacagaaaagaaaaatgagcacaaaaatactaacactgccgaagcaagtgtagttgctgatgagactgagggaactatttttttagcaactaataatagtttcaaatctaacaatgagtgaattttagattcgagttgttcttatcatatgtgtcctagtcggaatttatttaccacatatgaatctattggaggtgaagttatcttgatgggcaacaatgatgcctgcaaagttattggaaaaggtacagtccgaatcaaaatgcacaatggtgtggtgagaactctcaccgatgttagacatgttcccGACTTGaataaaaatctcatctctttgggcactctagaatctcttgggtgcaagtacacaggtgaaggtggagttctgaaaatttctcatggtgctcttgtgatcatgaaagcatgcagatctggtacgttgtatactcttttgggatctactgttacaggtgctgctgcagtttcaatatcagataaatcagattctgacatcaccaaattgtggcatatgcgtttggggcatatgagtgaaaaaTGTCTTTCCATCCTCACCAAAAGAGAtctcttatgtggccaaagtaccAGAAATATGGAGTTCTGTGAATATTGTGTGTTCGGAAAATAGAAAAGagtcagcttcaaatctccaaaaattcatagaacaaaaggtactttggattacattcattcagatctttggggtccttcaTGTACTccatcaaaaggtggtgccagatatatgttaactttcattgatgattattcaagaaatgtttgggtttatttcctgaaaaataaaagtgatgttttcttaaatttcaaacaatagaatattttgattgagaagcaaacaggaaacaggttaagcggcttagaacagataatagcttggaattttgtaatgatgaatttaacgaattttgcaagaatgaaggaattgctcgacatcgtactgtgagaatgacacctcagcaaaatggtgtggcagaaaggatgaatagaactaTTTTGGAAAGGGCTCGTTGTATGATTTCAAATACTGGGTTGACAAACGCCTTTTGGGCAAAAGCTATCTCTACAActtgttatattgtcaaccgagctccttctgcacctttgaacttAAAGACTCCAGAGGAAGTGTGGtcaggtactcctgctaattattccgatttaaagatatttggttgccctgcatacatgcatgtaaatgatggaaaattagagccaagggcttaaaaagtgcattttccttgggtatgcatctggggtgaaaggataccgactatggtatcctAATCCCATggcaccaaaatttataattagcagagatgtaacctttgatgaatcctctatgttacattctagaaaagagtTTTCTAGTTCTTGTGATACAGATAAAGGAAAGTATACACAGAACTAGGTGGAGATTGAGCTTGGCATTCCTTctgagccaagctcatcaactttggagcaaaatatagttgaaactcctgaagttgagacaAAAGCTGAAATTTCTGAAGttgagactcctgaagttgaaccagaagaagaggagtattctatagccaaacatagaccaagaagagaaggtaaacaaccattaaggtttggagattatgttgcatttgctttttcagttgcacaggaaactgaagaaattggagaaccatcaaaatattcagaagcagtttctggtgctgactcagccaagtggctgattgcaatgaatgaagaaattgagtctctccacaagaatggtacttggtctcttgtgaagctgccatcaggaaaaagaattgttggttgcaaatgggtcttcaagaaaaaggatggcatttcaggggttgaagatgcgaggcataaggcacgattagttgcaaaCGGCTATAGTTAGgtacaaggagttgattttaatgatatttttttACCTATTGTTAAATATACCTCTATTCGTGTCTTGCTTGCCTtcgttgccatgtatgatttggaattagaataacttgatgttaagacaactttcttacatggcgaacttgaggaacaaatatacatgcatcaacccgaaggatttgaaattgaaggaaaagaaaatcatgtttgcttgttgaagaaatccttgtacggattaaagcaatttccaagacaatggtataaaaggtttgattcctttatgttgggtcatggttatttGAGGAgtatgtatgatagttgtgtttacttccggaagttaaatgatggttcatttgtgtacctattattatatgttgatgacatgctcattgctgctaaggatttaacagaaattcacaatttgaaaagtcagctgaaaagtgaatttgagatgaaagatttgggagcagttaagaaaatccttggcatggagatcaaaagagatcgaaaagctaacaggctatttctgacctagaagaagtacttggagaaaatcttggagaggtttggcatgaaagatgctaaaccagttagcacccctcttgctgctcattttaagttatcagctgcTCAGTTCCCGCAatcagaggaagaagagaggtacatggcaTATGTTCCTTATTCCAGTGCAGTCGTCAGTATTAtatatgcaatggtttgtacacgtccagacatttcacaagcagtgagcatggtaagccggtatatggcttgccctggtaaaacacattggcatgctgtgaaatggattctcagatacttgcgaggtacttcaaacacatgtttggagtttgggagaaatactaacactttggttggttttgtagactcatattatgcaggtgatcttgacaaaagaagatcactgacaggctatgtattttgcatcgatggttgcgctattagttggaaagctacattaaaacatgtagtagctttatctactaccgaagcagaatatatggcagtgaccgaggcgatcaaagaagctttatggttgaagggtctacttgcggaactcagtttacaccaaggtggtattaccattttctgtgacagtcaaagtgccattcacttgactaaagatcaaatgtatcatgagaggacgaagcacattgatataaagtatcatttcatccAAGAAACCATTGCTGAAAGAAAAGTCTCTATTTagaagatcaacactagagacaatcctgctgacatgttcacaaaacctcttctAGTATACAAGTTCAAGCTTTGCctgaacttgattggcatttatgaagaatgattttgcccattggggtttttgcggagaagatggagcaaatttactatatataagccgaaattaggccaaggtggagatttgtaatatggccaaattttcatgatatttgccatgacataatatccattataacaaatttgtggttcgtgacatttgccatgacataatatccattataacaaagttgtggatcatgacatttgccatgacataatatccattattaggccaaggatttcttgctataaatagaggagtttctcctcatttgaaaacacaccaattaaagagcttttcactcttgtctttctttctcctcatttatttcattatagagtattttgtaagagagtgagtgttgagaaacacttgtgtgaaccctttttttggagtaatcttgtgaggttattttcttggggtatttgggattaattagagtatttactctaattttgtactctcttttgtactctagttggtatagtgaaattgctccttttagcttgtggacgtaggtcaccttgaccgaaccacgttaaatttgtgtcttctttatcttctttaattgccgttattatcaacttccattgtctttgttattatcattataacgttgtttggctaaatttcgcactacccggATTCCCTATCCTAACAagggaaaaaatatttaattataataattaatctATTTTGCTTAAATTGTTAACCTCATATGTATAATTCATAAATCAGGATCACCTGGTGAGCTAATATAATGCTTGAAACAAACTTCTCTTCACCGTCGAGAAATTCCACTTCTACATGTTTCGGTCACTAATTAATTGCGGCATTTGTCCTGCGCGAGCGTTAATTTGCGTTAGTCTACCTTAGGTCCCACAACAAGTTCACCATCTTGCTGAATTTAAAATGTGTACATTATTACATGGTAGTTCCTTTCATATCATTCGGATTTCGatagttaaattaatttttctttgactactatattttcttatgtattttaaatatttaaattattaattcTTGTAATATAGTACTTTTtttacttaatttttataaatataaatttttttcaaAAGATTCTATATCCAAAATTACATTTAAAATTAAGAAGTTTAACTATTGAAATGCTGCcaccttcaaaaaaaaaaaagaagtgttATTTGCTTGCTTTGAACTCGTATTACAAAAGCCAGAGTTTGGTGTGCAAACTCGAGAGCTCTTAACTTCTCTACTACCCTTCTCTCTCCTCTCTCACGTTTGATATACTTTGTATTTGCTTGGttaacattttctttttcttacacTTTTCTAGTCCATATGTCCACTCTGCTATATGAGGAAAAGGAAGTCCTGAAAATGCAAGTCTCTGCTTGGTAGAAATAGAGTACTTGGTTTCAAATTATTAGTTAAACCTGAAAAACAAATCATGGCATTAGAGACTGTGGTTTACCCTCAAGAACAATTTGGCTATTTTTATAATAAAGAGTTTTATGCATCAATCAATTCCTTTCATCATAGTCTAAGTAATTGGGAGTCTTCATCTTGTAATTCAATGATGCAAAATCAAGTGAAAGAATACAATTGGGATATTTCAAATTTTTCAGCAGCAGCTTGCAATAATGTTGTGGAGAATCAGCTGTTTTTGGAGGGATCTTTAACTAAAGCAGACACTTCAGGAGGCAGGAGGAAAAGAAGACGGACCGCTAGAGGTAGCAACAAGAACAGGGAAGAATTGGAAAACCAGAGAATGACACATATTGCGGTGGAGCGCAATCGTAGGAAGCAGATGAATGAATATCTTACTGTTCTTCGATCTTTGATGCCATCTTCCTACGTTCAAAGGGTCTGTTCCTTGTTCTCTTACTACGAGTTTAAATTATATTACACTAACGGTGTAAAAATTACTCACACTAAATTTCTAATGGACGTACCATTGGAAATTGGCTTGTTGGAGCCAATTTCCCACGGATTCCGTTCAGAAATTTGCATTTTTTAGTAGTGTCACTATACtctttacaaatactgaaaaacATTATTTGTAAATATGGTAAAATATTAGTAtaaaacttgtttgattaccaaAACACAATTTTTTTTCTCTGATaatctttttttaaatataacTTAATTACTTACAAATATCTGTTTAACAAATAGAAGTGGAGTCTTGTTATAACTCGTAAAGTTGCTGTCTAAAGCGCTACCCTTTATCTATTTAACAAATACTAGTATATTTTACACGTTAACCCGATAGTGTCCAACggttttgtaattctttatgttttcctttttccaaaattaaagaAAGACTTCACTTTCAGGCTGACCAAGCATCAATAATTGGAGGAGCAATAAACTTTGTGAAAAAGCTAGAACAACATCTTCAAACTCTAGAAGCTCAAAAGAGAACTAGTACTCATCAACAACAACACGAAAATGGCATATCATCACCACTTTTTGCTGATTTCTTCTCCTTCCCACAGTATTCAACAACACATTCAAATCATGCCAACAGTTCACCGGCAGCTGCAACAAATTCAAGCGAATCGGCGGCCGAGAATAGATCAGTGATGGCTGACATAGAAGTGAACCTAGTGGAGAGTCATGCCAACCTCAAAATACTGTCAAAGAGAAGGCCAAAACAGCTCCTGAAGATAGTAGCTGGACTTCAGTGTCTGTCTCTCACTATTCTTCACCTTAATGTCACTACTGTCGACCAAATGGTTCTTTACACCCTTAGTGCTAAGGTTAGTGATTAATTTCTAGAAGTCCCCATAGCTTTTAATTAACATTCATAAATTAGAGTAAGTAGCTTTGTTACAAGCCTGATTAAAATAAACTACACAAAATAGTATACTGCACAAATTATAGTTAACAGTACTATCGAT
This DNA window, taken from Nicotiana tabacum cultivar K326 chromosome 15, ASM71507v2, whole genome shotgun sequence, encodes the following:
- the LOC107778921 gene encoding transcription factor bHLH94-like isoform X1, which codes for MALETVVYPQEQFGYFYNKEFYASINSFHHSLSNWESSSCNSMMQNQVKEYNWDISNFSAAACNNVVENQLFLEGSLTKADTSGGRRKRRRTARGSNKNREELENQRMTHIAVERNRRKQMNEYLTVLRSLMPSSYVQRADQASIIGGAINFVKKLEQHLQTLEAQKRTSTHQQQHENGISSPLFADFFSFPQYSTTHSNHANSSPAAATNSSESAAENRSVMADIEVNLVESHANLKILSKRRPKQLLKIVAGLQCLSLTILHLNVTTVDQMVLYTLSAKVEEGCQLTTVEEIAQAVNQLLA
- the LOC107778921 gene encoding transcription factor bHLH94-like isoform X2 is translated as MALETVVYPQEQFGYFYNKEFYASINSFHHSLSNWESSSCNSMMQNQVKEYNWDISNFSAAACNNVVENQLFLEGSLTKADTSGGRRKRRRTARGSNKNREELENQRMTHIAVERNRRKQMNEYLTVLRSLMPSSYVQRYSTTHSNHANSSPAAATNSSESAAENRSVMADIEVNLVESHANLKILSKRRPKQLLKIVAGLQCLSLTILHLNVTTVDQMVLYTLSAKVEEGCQLTTVEEIAQAVNQLLA